Proteins encoded by one window of Brienomyrus brachyistius isolate T26 chromosome 1, BBRACH_0.4, whole genome shotgun sequence:
- the si:ch211-67e16.11 gene encoding uncharacterized protein si:ch211-67e16.11, whose amino-acid sequence MHFHSVRFYFLVVTLSLAECQESYEKFSQVSRWAKSGFQYLKMNLCQRVSSLSETECRRLSVLRESGVAIYVSEVNSEKVVAVLPDSKATGLRAPKRDTTQGDGKRHQDVFPGPAEHDGVLVLDPSPGENFGHPVVIFYVDFNVTKKKCGHRDGIFLGEECMTLALNSRCQNQLKPRQSRSERMGRKGRARRGMEARPGRAERSEGLCEIHFLPQVVLARNRSKIQQLYCAALQDFARCPEPLPISISTVPISNCELNKNTRRCHQQPLATHLSCRLYQTCDHAVLLSGGWQQQITYRQHVNNLQIFYSMLRNNGFHKDHIKTFFAGNGLDPEEVEGVYPATEKEVIRNHISYVCRKQHCADTFVLYLNNPTRNDGTMLLWDSNHNGIADPMERYTVSELLVDLAGCRARRVLLFVEQSYSTTLAKRLRGSLKHVNVALLGSAYRTQTASFWGSLHPSHCLIEHLDQVPATPQPVNSSPELLNVTLAGAPCNLTPPLTEAEMRKQYMGCQNLPTALWYQRQNQDGKK is encoded by the exons atgcattttcactcGGTAAGGTTTTATTTCCTAGTTGTAACTCTTTCACTTGCTGAATGCCAGGAATCCTATGAAAAGTTTTCCCAAGTGAGTCGATGGGCAAAATCTGGATTTCAGTACCTGAAGATGAACCTGTGTCAGAGAGTATCGTCCTTGTCAGAAACCGAGTGCAGGAGGTTGTCGGTGCTACGGGAGAGTGGGGTGGCTATCTATGTATCTGAGGTTAACTCGGAGAAAGTGGTGGCAGTGCTGCCGGACTCCAAGGCGACGGGGCTGCGAGCCCCCAAGCGAGACACGACGCAAGGAGACGGCAAGCGACACCAGGATGTCTTTCCCGGCCCCGCGGAGCACGACGGCGTTTTGGTGTTGGACCCCAGTCCGGGAGAAAATTTCGGACACCCCGTCGTCATTTTCTACGTTGATTTCAATGTAACCAAGAAAAAGTGTGGACACAGAGACGGAATTTTTTTAG GAGAGGAGTGCATGACGCTGGCTTTGAATAGCCGCTGCCAGAACCAGCTGAAGCCGCGTCAGAGCCGGAGCGAGCGCATGGGCAGGAAAGGTCGGGCTCGCAGAGGCATGGAGGCCCGACCCGGGAGAGCAGAGCGCAGCGAGGGTCTCTGCGAGATACACTTCCTCCCTCAGGTGGTACTAGCAAGGAACAGGAGTAAAATCCAACAACTCTACTGTGCAG CTTTGCAGGACTTTGCCAGATGCCCAGAGCCCCTGCCTATCTCCATCTCCACTGTACCCATTTCCAACTGCGAACTGAACAAAAATACTCGCCGGTGCCACCAGCAGCCTTTGGCAACACACTTATCCTGTCGGCTTTATCAAACATGTGACCATGCCGTGTTGCTCTCAG GTGGCTGGCAGCAGCAGATCACATACCGACAACATGTGAATAACCTGCAGATCTTCTATAGCATGTTGAGGAACAATGGCTTCCACAAGGACCACATAAAAACCTTCTTTGCGGGCAATGGCCTGGATCCAG AGGAGGTGGAAGGGGTGTATCCAGCAACAGAGAAGGAAGTGATCCGGAACCACATCTCCTACGTCTGCCGCAAGCAGCACTGCGCCGATACCTTTGTGCTTTATCTCAACAACCCCACACGCAATGATGGGACCATGCTGCTCTGGGACAGCAACCACAACGGCATC GCGGACCCTATGGAGCGGTACACCGTGAGCGAGCTGCTCGTTGACCTGGCCGGCTGCCGGGCCCGGCGGGTTCTGCTCTTCGTGGAGCAGAGTTACAGCACCACGCTGGCCAAGAGGCTCAGGGGTTCCCTGAAGCACGTCAACGTGGCACTGCTGGGCAGCGCGTACCGGACTCAGACAGCCAGCTTCTGGGGCTCTCTGCACCCCAGCCATTGCCTGATAGAGCACCTGGATCAG GTGCCAGCAACGCCCCAGCCTGTGAATTCCTCTCCCGAGCTCTTGAACGTCACCCTTGCCGGTGCCCCCTGCAATCTCACACCACCGCTCACAGAGGCCGAGATGCGCAAGCAGTACATGGGATGTCAGAACCTGCCGACCGCCTTGTGGTACCAGCGTCAGAACCAAGACGGCAAGAAGTAA